A single Notoacmeibacter ruber DNA region contains:
- a CDS encoding AMP-binding protein, translating into MLTRGKDWEDVRTSFRWQIPERYNIGVDICDRWAETEPDREAIAEVAQDGSVRRYSFGELRTMTDKLASALAGRGVGRRAGEANGDRIGVLLPQRIETAVAHIAALKLGAISIPLFTLFGPEALMHRLADSGASVVVTDVEGAAKLAALRPDLPDLKLILCVDGPQEGCEDFETFCAGGSSSFTPVDTAANDSALIIYTSGTTGAPKGALHAHRVLLGHLPGVEISHDFLPQPGDRMWTPADWAWIGGLLDVLMPALHHGVPVVAHRFRKFTGEGAFAFIAEHGIRNTFLPPTALKMMRLVPPEKRASVDLRSVASGGETLGVELIEWGRDALGVTINEFYGQTECNMVVSSCAELEPAKPGVMGRPSPGHEVIVVDEDDGSPLAVGEEGAIAVRAPDPVMFLGYWNRAEATAEKFVTGDVNDGWMLMGDRGVIEDDGRIRFIGRDDDVISSAGYRIGPAEVEDCLLRHPAVKMAGVVGWPDDLRGHVVAAFIVLAEEAVPSDELAKEIAEFVKSHLAAHEYPRIIRFVDEMPMTTTGKIIRAKLRETAAQEAG; encoded by the coding sequence ATGCTGACCCGGGGCAAAGACTGGGAGGATGTGCGGACGTCGTTTCGGTGGCAGATACCCGAGCGTTACAATATCGGGGTCGATATTTGTGACCGGTGGGCCGAAACCGAGCCCGACCGGGAAGCGATTGCCGAAGTTGCACAGGACGGGAGCGTGCGGCGCTACAGTTTCGGTGAACTTCGGACCATGACCGACAAGCTCGCCAGTGCTCTGGCCGGTCGCGGCGTCGGACGACGGGCCGGTGAAGCGAACGGTGATCGCATCGGCGTTCTTCTTCCGCAACGGATCGAGACGGCGGTCGCTCATATTGCAGCGCTTAAGCTCGGCGCCATCTCCATTCCGCTCTTCACGCTTTTTGGTCCCGAAGCCCTGATGCACAGGCTGGCCGATTCCGGTGCCTCGGTGGTCGTGACCGACGTCGAAGGCGCAGCCAAACTCGCGGCGCTCCGCCCCGATCTTCCCGATCTGAAACTCATTCTCTGCGTGGATGGGCCACAGGAAGGGTGCGAGGATTTTGAGACCTTCTGTGCCGGGGGCAGCAGCTCTTTCACGCCGGTGGATACGGCGGCGAACGATTCGGCCCTGATTATCTACACCTCCGGCACGACCGGTGCCCCGAAGGGCGCGCTGCACGCGCATCGCGTGCTGCTCGGCCATCTGCCCGGCGTCGAGATCAGCCATGATTTTTTGCCTCAACCCGGCGACCGCATGTGGACGCCAGCCGATTGGGCCTGGATCGGCGGTTTGCTCGATGTTCTGATGCCGGCGCTGCATCACGGTGTTCCAGTCGTGGCGCACCGTTTTCGCAAATTCACGGGTGAGGGGGCGTTCGCCTTCATCGCCGAGCATGGTATTCGCAATACCTTCCTGCCGCCAACGGCTCTGAAGATGATGCGACTGGTGCCACCCGAAAAGCGCGCATCTGTCGATTTGAGGTCGGTCGCCAGTGGCGGCGAAACCCTCGGCGTTGAATTGATCGAATGGGGTCGTGATGCGCTTGGCGTGACGATCAATGAATTCTACGGCCAGACCGAATGCAACATGGTCGTCTCCTCATGCGCAGAGCTGGAGCCGGCCAAACCGGGTGTCATGGGTCGGCCATCACCCGGCCACGAGGTCATCGTCGTCGATGAAGACGACGGCTCGCCTCTGGCAGTGGGAGAAGAGGGCGCCATCGCCGTGCGTGCGCCTGACCCGGTGATGTTTCTGGGATACTGGAACAGAGCTGAGGCGACGGCAGAGAAGTTCGTGACGGGTGATGTGAACGACGGATGGATGCTGATGGGAGACCGCGGCGTCATCGAGGACGATGGCCGCATCCGGTTTATCGGACGGGATGATGATGTGATCTCTTCGGCGGGTTATCGGATCGGTCCCGCCGAGGTCGAGGATTGCCTGCTGCGGCACCCCGCTGTCAAAATGGCCGGCGTGGTCGGCTGGCCTGACGATCTTCGCGGCCATGTGGTTGCGGCCTTTATCGTGCTGGCGGAGGAGGCCGTTCCGTCTGACGAACTGGCGAAAGAGATCGCGGAGTTCGTGAAGTCGCACCTCGCCGCTCATGAGTATCCGCGCATCATACGATTTGTAGACGAAATGCCGATGACGACCACCGGCAAGATCATCCGTGCAAAACTGCGCGAAACGGCTGCGCAGGAGGCAGGGTAA
- a CDS encoding hydroxymethylglutaryl-CoA lyase: MAAGDDVLIFEMAPRDGLQNEKTPISTEQKIALVDKLSVCGFQKIETASFVSPKWVPQMADGAEVLAGIKRREKTRYTALTPNIKGLERAIAANVDEVAIFASASESFSQKNINCSIAESLERFAPVVQAARQAGLPVRGYVSCVTDCPYEGEIAPEAVANVAADLDALGVYEVSLGDTIGKGTPETVSVMLRAVLERLPADRLAGHFHDTGGRALDNIKASLALGLRTFDSTAGGLGGCPYAPGAKGNVATEAVVDMLEGEGFATGIDRDALTEAGRFARTLRPSC; the protein is encoded by the coding sequence ATGGCAGCAGGAGACGACGTCCTGATCTTCGAGATGGCGCCTCGAGACGGCTTGCAAAACGAGAAGACGCCGATTTCGACGGAGCAGAAGATCGCGCTGGTCGACAAGCTTTCGGTCTGCGGGTTTCAAAAGATCGAAACCGCCAGTTTCGTGTCGCCCAAATGGGTCCCGCAAATGGCAGACGGCGCTGAAGTCCTGGCCGGTATAAAACGCCGCGAGAAAACGCGGTACACGGCGCTCACGCCGAACATCAAAGGCTTGGAGCGCGCCATCGCGGCCAATGTCGATGAAGTCGCGATCTTCGCAAGCGCTTCGGAGAGCTTTAGCCAGAAGAATATCAACTGCTCCATCGCCGAAAGCCTGGAGCGCTTCGCGCCTGTGGTCCAGGCGGCGCGTCAGGCGGGGCTGCCGGTGCGGGGCTATGTGTCCTGCGTCACCGACTGCCCCTATGAGGGCGAGATCGCGCCGGAAGCGGTGGCGAATGTGGCCGCCGATCTCGATGCGCTCGGCGTTTACGAAGTCTCGCTCGGTGACACGATCGGCAAGGGTACGCCCGAAACCGTCTCCGTGATGCTTCGGGCGGTTCTGGAGCGGCTACCTGCGGACAGGCTCGCTGGTCATTTCCACGATACGGGTGGTCGCGCGCTGGACAACATCAAAGCCAGTCTCGCCCTCGGTCTTCGCACGTTCGACTCGACTGCTGGCGGGCTGGGCGGTTGTCCATACGCGCCGGGGGCGAAAGGCAATGTCGCGACGGAAGCGGTGGTGGATATGCTGGAAGGGGAAGGCTTTGCGACCGGTATCGACCGGGATGCGCTGACAGAGGCAGGCCGCTTTGCCCGGACATTGAGGCCGTCATGCTGA
- a CDS encoding acetyl/propionyl/methylcrotonyl-CoA carboxylase subunit alpha, with protein sequence MTIRKLLIANRGEIACRVIRTARDLGIATVAVYSDADASAMHVAMADEAVRIGPAPVGESYLKGDTIIDAATRTGADAIHPGYGFLSENPDFVDAVEKAGLVFVGPSAEAIRAMGLKDQAKALMEKAGVPVVPGYHGDDQDPAALKEKAGEIGYPVLIKARAGGGGKGMRLVERAEDFEEAFASARREGQNSFGDPACLIEKYIEKPRHIEVQIFGDQHGHVVHLFERDCSLQRRHQKVIEEAPAPGMTEDMRAAMGEAAVQAAKAVNYAGAGTVEFIVDASDGLRPDGFWFMEMNTRLQVEHPVTEYVTGLDLVALQIAVAQGEELPFAQDDLTLSGHAFEARLYAEDAEAGFLPATGELKTLRFAEETGGVRIDTGVRQGDAITPHYDPMIAKIITYGPDRSSALAKLERALEETIITGSVTNRAFLARLAADPDFAAGDVDTGLIARKQDELAAADEADAETKALAVLALLQRKEPGRFTDPFEALADFRLYGAAQQLVLLDDKDGGAQEIAVRSERDGARHVSLPEGLLSFEAFEIGPDGALTFRRNGHLGRAVIIRDGGTVTVARGRHAHSFTRHDPAATDQGLGGDGLVAPMPGLVRQVSTSKGTEVEKGQTLIVLEAMKMEHSLTAPRDGVIAELMVKEGDQVEQGAVLLQLEPEEE encoded by the coding sequence ATGACCATCAGAAAACTCCTCATCGCCAATCGCGGCGAAATCGCCTGCCGGGTGATCCGCACGGCGCGCGATCTCGGCATTGCGACCGTCGCCGTCTATTCGGATGCCGATGCGTCGGCCATGCATGTCGCCATGGCGGATGAGGCCGTTCGCATCGGTCCCGCGCCGGTCGGCGAGAGCTACCTCAAGGGCGATACGATCATCGATGCCGCGACCCGGACAGGCGCGGACGCGATCCATCCGGGTTATGGCTTCCTGTCGGAAAATCCCGATTTCGTCGATGCCGTCGAAAAGGCCGGACTGGTTTTTGTTGGTCCGTCCGCCGAGGCCATTCGCGCCATGGGCCTCAAGGATCAGGCCAAGGCGCTGATGGAGAAGGCGGGCGTGCCTGTCGTGCCCGGCTATCACGGCGACGATCAGGATCCGGCTGCGCTGAAAGAAAAGGCTGGTGAGATCGGCTACCCGGTTCTCATCAAGGCGCGTGCGGGCGGAGGCGGTAAAGGCATGCGCCTTGTCGAACGTGCCGAGGATTTCGAGGAGGCCTTCGCCAGTGCCCGCCGCGAGGGGCAGAACAGCTTCGGCGATCCCGCCTGTCTGATTGAGAAATATATCGAGAAGCCGCGCCACATCGAAGTGCAGATCTTCGGCGACCAGCATGGCCATGTGGTTCACCTGTTCGAACGCGACTGTTCGTTGCAGCGGCGTCACCAGAAGGTGATCGAGGAAGCCCCGGCGCCCGGCATGACCGAGGACATGCGTGCCGCCATGGGCGAAGCTGCCGTGCAGGCGGCGAAGGCCGTGAACTATGCCGGTGCCGGCACCGTCGAGTTCATCGTCGATGCGTCGGATGGTCTGCGCCCGGATGGCTTTTGGTTCATGGAAATGAACACGCGTCTGCAGGTCGAGCATCCGGTGACGGAGTATGTTACGGGTCTTGATCTCGTCGCACTTCAGATTGCGGTGGCGCAGGGCGAGGAGCTGCCCTTTGCGCAAGACGACCTGACACTTTCCGGCCACGCCTTCGAGGCGCGCCTTTACGCCGAAGATGCCGAGGCGGGCTTTCTGCCGGCAACGGGTGAGCTGAAAACGCTTCGCTTTGCCGAAGAAACGGGAGGTGTCCGTATCGATACGGGCGTGCGCCAAGGCGATGCCATCACCCCGCATTACGATCCGATGATCGCGAAGATCATAACCTATGGACCGGATCGCAGCAGCGCGCTCGCCAAACTCGAACGAGCGCTGGAAGAGACGATCATCACCGGCTCGGTTACGAATCGCGCCTTTCTCGCGCGGCTGGCTGCCGATCCCGACTTTGCCGCAGGCGACGTCGATACCGGCCTGATCGCTCGAAAGCAGGATGAACTGGCGGCCGCTGACGAGGCCGATGCCGAAACGAAGGCACTCGCCGTTCTCGCGCTTCTACAACGCAAAGAGCCTGGCCGGTTCACCGATCCGTTCGAGGCACTTGCCGATTTCCGGCTCTATGGTGCCGCGCAGCAGCTCGTCCTCCTGGACGACAAGGATGGAGGCGCGCAGGAAATCGCCGTCCGGAGCGAAAGGGATGGCGCCCGCCATGTGAGTCTGCCCGAAGGGCTTCTCAGTTTTGAAGCCTTCGAGATCGGCCCCGATGGCGCGCTCACCTTCCGACGGAACGGGCATCTTGGTCGCGCAGTCATCATCCGAGATGGCGGCACGGTCACGGTGGCGCGCGGCCGACACGCTCACAGTTTCACGCGGCACGATCCCGCCGCGACGGATCAGGGGCTCGGCGGCGACGGATTGGTCGCTCCAATGCCCGGGCTTGTCCGTCAGGTCAGCACGTCGAAAGGCACCGAAGTCGAGAAGGGCCAGACGCTCATCGTCTTGGAGGCGATGAAGATGGAGCATTCGCTGACAGCGCCACGCGACGGTGTGATCGCCGAACTGATGGTGAAGGAAGGCGATCAGGTCGAACAAGGCGCGGTCCTGCTCCAGCTTGAACCGGAGGAGGAGTGA